A window of Phormidium ambiguum IAM M-71 contains these coding sequences:
- a CDS encoding CPBP family intramembrane glutamic endopeptidase: MLVFYTEATAPVKIIAFFLAWLGCWLPIAIPIAYALKWYPPKPLGAAQKIPLLASLYLIAPLLLWGIARVEGVSFLDYGISGKLTFLISLGFGLAIGVIGIIVVFAIESTFGWINWHWQPDLKLWQTLLTTLVLGLWVSGTEELIFRGFLLNELQESYTLWLGAVVSSLIFALLHLVWEIEETLPQLPGLFLMGLVLVLARWVDNGNLSLAIGLHAGWIWALTTIDSAQLITYTGKGSAWFTGKNGKPLAGAAGIFCLLITGTVLFYFGREFLPFF, from the coding sequence ATGCTGGTGTTTTATACTGAGGCGACCGCACCTGTTAAGATAATTGCCTTTTTCTTAGCTTGGTTGGGGTGCTGGTTGCCAATAGCTATTCCCATAGCTTATGCCCTCAAATGGTACCCTCCTAAGCCCTTGGGGGCAGCACAAAAAATTCCACTTTTGGCATCCCTTTACCTGATTGCTCCTTTGTTACTTTGGGGAATTGCCAGGGTAGAGGGCGTGTCTTTTTTGGATTATGGAATCTCAGGGAAACTAACTTTTTTGATTTCTCTGGGGTTCGGATTAGCTATTGGCGTAATTGGCATCATAGTTGTTTTTGCGATCGAGTCCACTTTCGGGTGGATAAATTGGCATTGGCAACCCGATCTAAAGCTCTGGCAAACTCTACTGACAACCCTGGTTTTAGGATTATGGGTAAGTGGTACAGAAGAGTTAATTTTTCGTGGTTTTCTGCTCAATGAATTGCAGGAAAGTTATACTTTATGGTTAGGGGCAGTAGTTTCTAGCTTGATTTTTGCGTTGCTGCACTTGGTTTGGGAAATTGAGGAAACTTTGCCCCAACTGCCAGGTTTATTTTTGATGGGTTTAGTGTTAGTTCTGGCTCGTTGGGTAGACAATGGTAACTTAAGTTTAGCGATCGGATTACACGCGGGTTGGATTTGGGCATTGACGACGATCGATTCTGCTCAATTAATTACTTATACAGGAAAGGGTTCAGCATGGTTTACAGGAAAAAACGGTAAACCTTTAGCTGGTGCAGCGGGAATCTTTTGTTTGCTAATTACAGGGACGGTATTGTTCTATTTCGGGAGAGAATTTTTACCATTTTTTTGA
- a CDS encoding AbrB family transcriptional regulator translates to MSDTATTPLTGKALLQKVKELSNLPRRETAKRCGYFTTTKNNQTRVNLTDFYDAVLAARGIPLSPEGPKDGRGREPTYRVSVHKNGQIVIGATYTEAMGLKSGDEFEIKLGYKHIHLIQVDADKASSNGKADLDEDEDSDEEE, encoded by the coding sequence ATGAGTGACACAGCAACAACCCCATTAACAGGAAAGGCACTGCTACAAAAAGTAAAAGAACTTTCCAACCTACCCCGTCGTGAAACAGCAAAGCGTTGTGGGTACTTCACGACCACTAAAAATAACCAGACTCGTGTAAATCTGACTGATTTTTATGATGCTGTATTGGCAGCAAGAGGCATTCCTTTAAGTCCTGAAGGCCCTAAAGATGGTCGTGGACGCGAACCTACATATCGGGTAAGTGTACATAAAAATGGACAAATTGTTATTGGTGCAACCTACACCGAGGCAATGGGTTTAAAATCAGGTGATGAATTTGAAATCAAACTAGGCTATAAGCATATTCACCTGATTCAGGTTGATGCAGATAAAGCATCATCTAATGGTAAAGCAGACTTAGATGAAGATGAGGATTCCGACGAGGAAGAATAA